A single window of Flavobacterium aestivum DNA harbors:
- a CDS encoding peptide MFS transporter, giving the protein MKENSTDQFFKSTVLGHPSGLFVLFFTEMWERFSFYGMRALLVMFLTSSMIDGGWGWSREQAMTLFGSYVGLVYLSTMLGGYFADKKIGYRMAVVVGALLMSLGHASMAIETEFSIYLGLVLLVFGNGFFKPNMTSIISEMYKDRPEKKDGAYTIFYMGVNSGSFFGILLCGYLGEKVGWSWGFGLAGIFMFIGMLQFWLAQNIFGEIGLKPVKKEVTLKEVDENNDKLNPFPVWQLALIGIVVLLSISWLIFEPAKVITNGAIDLFDFSCFGLEGNNFVILLALILFLILLIYRLSRYSQITMEKLIAVTFFAFLTIFFWTIFEQSPGTLTIFAKDYTNRILVGNAGIAFKIINALITIVPLMIISWVLYLLSKQTFKQYAVSNIILAAGFLFVWGIGIWMLYNQFQDETLEVPASWFSTLNNLFIISLAPLFSKWWESKYNPSANAKYCIGFLLLALGMACVAYGSAGIAPGAKTASVSMIWLVLVFLFHTMGELCVSPVGLSYVSKLVPARMIAMMYGVWYLAFAIGMKGAAKFGENIDKIADEKGISYFFWMLTIVAVVVGLISLLFQPVIKKLMHGVR; this is encoded by the coding sequence ATGAAAGAGAATTCAACAGATCAATTTTTTAAGAGTACAGTTCTAGGTCATCCATCTGGACTGTTTGTATTATTTTTTACTGAAATGTGGGAGCGTTTTTCGTTTTATGGAATGCGGGCGCTTTTGGTAATGTTTTTAACGTCATCTATGATAGATGGTGGATGGGGTTGGTCTAGAGAACAAGCAATGACCCTTTTTGGATCTTATGTAGGATTGGTATATTTATCAACCATGTTGGGAGGGTATTTTGCGGATAAGAAAATAGGTTATAGAATGGCAGTAGTTGTAGGGGCATTATTGATGTCCTTGGGACATGCTTCTATGGCGATAGAAACAGAGTTTTCTATATATCTAGGACTTGTGTTATTGGTTTTTGGGAATGGCTTTTTTAAGCCAAACATGACATCAATAATATCAGAAATGTACAAAGATAGACCTGAAAAAAAAGATGGGGCATATACTATCTTTTATATGGGAGTTAATTCCGGATCATTTTTTGGAATACTTCTATGTGGTTATTTAGGAGAAAAAGTTGGATGGAGCTGGGGATTCGGTTTAGCGGGTATTTTTATGTTTATTGGAATGCTACAGTTTTGGTTGGCTCAAAATATTTTTGGAGAGATTGGTTTAAAACCAGTTAAAAAAGAAGTCACTTTGAAAGAGGTAGATGAGAACAATGATAAACTTAATCCTTTCCCGGTATGGCAATTGGCATTAATTGGAATTGTTGTTTTGTTAAGTATATCTTGGCTTATTTTTGAACCGGCAAAAGTTATTACAAATGGAGCTATAGATCTATTTGATTTTAGCTGTTTTGGATTAGAAGGGAATAACTTTGTTATTCTTTTGGCTCTAATTCTCTTTTTAATATTGTTGATATATCGCTTGTCAAGGTATTCACAAATAACCATGGAGAAATTAATAGCGGTTACATTTTTTGCATTTCTGACTATTTTCTTTTGGACAATTTTTGAACAATCTCCTGGGACATTAACCATTTTTGCTAAAGACTACACCAATAGAATTCTAGTGGGTAATGCAGGAATCGCTTTTAAAATCATCAATGCTTTAATTACTATTGTTCCGTTAATGATTATTAGCTGGGTACTTTATTTGTTATCTAAGCAAACTTTTAAACAGTATGCAGTTTCAAATATTATTTTAGCAGCTGGCTTTTTGTTTGTATGGGGAATCGGGATCTGGATGTTGTATAATCAATTTCAAGATGAAACTTTAGAAGTTCCGGCTTCATGGTTTTCAACACTAAATAATTTATTTATTATAAGCTTGGCTCCATTGTTTTCAAAATGGTGGGAGAGTAAATATAATCCTTCTGCAAATGCTAAATATTGTATTGGCTTTCTCTTATTGGCATTAGGAATGGCTTGTGTTGCATATGGTTCAGCAGGAATTGCTCCAGGAGCAAAAACGGCTTCGGTAAGTATGATTTGGTTGGTATTGGTCTTTTTATTTCATACAATGGGTGAGTTATGTGTGTCACCAGTAGGACTTTCTTATGTTAGTAAATTGGTACCGGCTAGAATGATTGCCATGATGTATGGAGTTTGGTATCTTGCCTTTGCAATTGGTATGAAAGGAGCAGCTAAATTTGGGGAGAATATAGATAAAATTGCAGACGAAAAGGGAATCAGTTATTTCTTTTGGATGTTGACAATTGTAGCTGTTGTAGTGGGATTGATCTCATTGTTATTCCAGCCAGTAATTAAAAAATTAATGCATGGAGTGCGCTAG
- a CDS encoding peptide MFS transporter produces the protein MTETQVKTAHPKGLWVLFGTEMWERFNFYGMRTLLVLFLVNSLLMKEEEASLIYGGFLGLCYLTPMLGGFISDRFFGNRNCIMLGGLMMAIGQLLLFTSASVFGENIGLATTIMYSGLGIIIFGNGFFKPNISSMVGSLYPKQEKTKLDTAFTIFYMGINLGAFLGQFICPLVGDVKSAGGIRDIHAFKWGFLAAAIAMLIGTLVFYFLKNKYVVSPEGKPLGGLPSKNESSDYEEGEAQSAVFTPKALIVSVIAFIGMFLLFHFSVDGTNVVKTIIYPIIYASGITLAGLILSDSSLTKVERDRIIVIYIISFFIIFFWAAFEQAGSSLTFIADNQTDRNFFGWAMPASMVQIFNGLFVVALAVPFSMLWDKLRNKGSEPISPVKLALGLLLISISFFMIANQVKDLGTSGLLAIKWLILLYLLNTCAELCLSPIGLSLVGKLSPKRFSSLLYGVFFLSNASGYALAGTLGSILPATGDKFIKAKELGIDLQAVLDKKIVPTAEQLQLLDKNQIMDHNPIFAGFEIHNLFEFFMVFVVLTGIAALVLFALTPFLKKMMHGVR, from the coding sequence ATGACAGAAACTCAAGTTAAAACAGCACATCCAAAAGGACTTTGGGTGTTATTTGGAACCGAAATGTGGGAACGTTTCAATTTCTATGGAATGCGAACTTTATTGGTTCTTTTTCTTGTAAATTCTTTACTGATGAAAGAAGAAGAAGCTTCCTTAATTTATGGAGGTTTTCTAGGTCTTTGTTATTTAACACCAATGTTAGGAGGATTTATTTCTGATCGTTTTTTTGGAAATAGAAACTGTATTATGCTTGGTGGATTAATGATGGCTATTGGTCAATTATTGTTATTTACCAGTGCTAGTGTTTTTGGTGAAAATATAGGTTTAGCCACTACTATAATGTATTCTGGTTTAGGAATAATTATTTTTGGAAACGGATTTTTCAAACCAAACATTTCTAGTATGGTGGGAAGTTTGTATCCAAAACAGGAAAAAACTAAATTAGATACAGCTTTTACTATTTTCTATATGGGGATCAACTTAGGAGCATTCTTAGGTCAATTTATTTGCCCATTAGTAGGAGACGTAAAAAGTGCAGGAGGAATAAGAGATATTCACGCTTTCAAATGGGGATTCTTAGCTGCCGCTATTGCAATGCTTATCGGAACGTTAGTGTTTTATTTCTTGAAAAATAAGTATGTGGTTTCTCCAGAAGGAAAACCATTAGGAGGATTGCCTTCTAAAAATGAATCATCAGATTATGAAGAAGGAGAAGCACAAAGTGCAGTTTTTACTCCAAAAGCCTTAATAGTATCAGTAATTGCTTTTATAGGGATGTTTTTGTTGTTCCATTTTTCGGTAGATGGCACTAATGTTGTAAAAACGATTATTTATCCAATTATTTATGCAAGTGGTATAACATTAGCGGGATTAATTTTATCTGACTCGTCTTTAACAAAAGTGGAAAGAGATCGAATTATTGTAATTTATATCATTTCTTTCTTTATCATATTCTTTTGGGCTGCTTTTGAACAAGCAGGTTCATCGTTAACTTTTATAGCCGATAATCAAACGGATAGAAACTTTTTTGGATGGGCAATGCCAGCTTCAATGGTTCAGATTTTTAATGGATTATTCGTTGTTGCTTTAGCGGTTCCTTTTAGTATGTTATGGGATAAATTAAGAAATAAAGGTAGTGAGCCTATTTCTCCTGTAAAATTGGCTTTAGGATTATTGTTAATTTCGATAAGTTTCTTCATGATTGCTAATCAGGTAAAAGACCTTGGGACTTCAGGTTTATTAGCTATCAAATGGTTAATTCTATTGTATTTATTGAATACTTGTGCTGAGTTATGTTTGTCTCCTATAGGATTATCTTTAGTAGGTAAATTATCTCCAAAACGTTTCTCTTCTTTATTATATGGAGTGTTCTTCTTATCTAATGCATCTGGATATGCACTAGCGGGAACTTTAGGATCTATTTTGCCAGCTACTGGAGATAAATTTATTAAAGCGAAAGAATTAGGAATTGATTTGCAAGCTGTTTTAGATAAGAAAATTGTACCAACTGCAGAGCAATTGCAATTATTGGATAAAAATCAAATTATGGATCATAACCCAATTTTTGCTGGTTTTGAAATCCACAATTTATTTGAATTTTTTATGGTATTTGTTGTGTTAACAGGTATTGCTGCACTTGTTTTATTTGCATTAACACCATTTTTGAAAAAAATGATGCACGGTGTTCGATAA
- a CDS encoding peptide MFS transporter encodes MEHQLTLEKIQNFEGKYPKQLWYLFIVEMWERFCFYGMRGVLTFFMVDQLLLKDDAANLQYGAIQAFVYAFTFIGGIFADKILGFRKSLFFGGTVMILGNLLIAFSPQTLFYYGIAFSIIGTGFFKPNISSMVGELYHAGDHRRDAGYGMFYAGINIGGFLGGALCIYLGKYYSWQLCFLSAAIVMTIGLVTFLFTKKHLGPIGDSPLLNLPAGKRKMREITVYLCSLLSLPFIFIMVKNTDYTDYFMYTIGVIALSYFAFEVYKLEDSKLRKKLLAAFVFIFFYFVFNAIFEQSGGSLSLFAKDNLNNSLLFFHMDPNVVNNSSNSLFVIIFSPVVGLLWLWLAKKKIEPNTIVKFGIGFLFLGLSFYIFYYTRFFANAKGITSLNLFTFAYLVTTLGELCLGPIGMSIITKLSPKRLFGMMMGLWFLATAFGQFAAGKLGAEMSKSNTGTTLVSKLQSYTEGYYQLAIYSFVAGAILIFITPLMKKLMQEVR; translated from the coding sequence ATGGAACATCAACTAACACTTGAAAAAATTCAGAACTTTGAGGGCAAATACCCTAAGCAATTATGGTATTTATTTATCGTAGAAATGTGGGAACGTTTTTGCTTTTATGGTATGCGGGGTGTTCTAACTTTTTTCATGGTTGACCAACTTTTATTAAAAGATGATGCGGCTAATTTGCAATATGGAGCTATTCAGGCGTTTGTTTATGCTTTCACTTTTATTGGGGGTATTTTTGCAGATAAAATTTTAGGTTTTAGAAAATCTTTATTTTTCGGGGGAACCGTTATGATTTTAGGGAATTTGCTGATCGCTTTCTCTCCTCAAACATTGTTTTATTATGGGATTGCATTTTCTATAATTGGGACAGGTTTCTTTAAACCTAATATTTCTTCTATGGTTGGAGAGCTTTATCATGCTGGTGATCATAGGCGTGATGCAGGATATGGAATGTTCTATGCAGGGATAAATATTGGTGGCTTTTTAGGAGGAGCTCTATGTATTTATTTAGGTAAATATTATTCTTGGCAGTTGTGTTTCCTTTCTGCAGCAATTGTAATGACCATAGGATTAGTAACATTTTTATTCACTAAAAAACATCTTGGTCCAATTGGAGATTCTCCTTTGTTAAACTTACCTGCAGGTAAAAGAAAAATGAGAGAGATTACTGTGTATTTATGCTCTCTATTGAGTTTGCCGTTTATTTTTATAATGGTAAAAAACACGGATTATACAGATTATTTTATGTATACTATTGGAGTAATTGCTTTGTCGTATTTTGCTTTTGAGGTTTATAAATTAGAAGATAGTAAACTACGTAAAAAGTTGCTTGCAGCTTTTGTTTTTATCTTTTTCTATTTTGTGTTTAATGCTATTTTCGAGCAAAGCGGAGGATCACTTTCACTTTTTGCCAAAGACAATTTAAACAATAGTTTGTTGTTTTTTCACATGGATCCAAATGTTGTAAACAATAGTTCTAATTCTCTATTTGTAATTATATTTAGTCCAGTGGTTGGTTTACTATGGTTGTGGTTAGCGAAGAAAAAAATTGAGCCAAATACAATTGTGAAATTTGGTATCGGATTTTTATTTTTAGGGTTATCATTTTACATTTTTTATTATACTAGATTTTTTGCAAATGCCAAAGGAATAACTTCACTTAACTTATTTACTTTTGCATATTTAGTGACAACTTTAGGAGAGCTTTGCCTTGGACCTATTGGAATGTCTATTATTACCAAGTTATCACCAAAAAGACTTTTTGGAATGATGATGGGGTTATGGTTTTTAGCAACTGCATTTGGACAATTTGCAGCTGGTAAATTAGGGGCTGAAATGTCTAAGTCAAATACTGGAACAACTTTGGTTTCAAAATTGCAATCCTATACAGAAGGATATTATCAATTAGCAATTTATTCGTTTGTTGCTGGAGCAATTTTGATATTTATTACTCCATTGATGAAAAAATTAATGCAAGAAGTAAGATAG